A genomic window from Cupriavidus basilensis includes:
- a CDS encoding group II truncated hemoglobin yields the protein MSTDSKPENAASSASDAAPEVTAYELIGGEARVRELVDRFYDLMDLEDEFKGLRALHPASLDGSRDKLFWFLCGWLGGPNHFIERFGHPRLRARHMPFEIGTSERDQWMRCMALAMQDVGLPEDLQLRLMQAFFGTADWMRNVPR from the coding sequence ATGAGTACCGATTCCAAGCCTGAAAATGCGGCATCCTCGGCATCCGATGCCGCCCCCGAAGTCACCGCCTATGAACTGATCGGCGGCGAGGCGCGCGTGCGCGAACTGGTCGACCGTTTCTACGACCTGATGGATCTGGAGGACGAGTTCAAGGGCCTGCGTGCGTTGCATCCCGCCTCGCTCGACGGCTCGCGCGACAAGCTGTTCTGGTTCCTGTGCGGCTGGCTGGGCGGTCCCAACCACTTCATCGAGCGCTTTGGCCACCCGCGCCTGCGCGCGCGCCACATGCCATTCGAGATCGGCACCAGCGAGCGCGACCAGTGGATGCGCTGCATGGCGCTGGCCATGCAGGACGTCGGCCTGCCCGAAGACCTGCAGCTGCGCCTGATGCAGGCCTTTTTCGGCACCGCCGACTGGATGCGCAATGTGCCGCGTTGA
- a CDS encoding DUF924 family protein — translation MADTHPEAATDLPADARRVLDFWFGAPGSPAWNTTRSVWFTKSAEFDATVRAAFLPLWEATHAGANAGWAQSPESACARIVLLDQVPRNVFRDDPRSFASDAQALATARQMVASGADRLLPTAFHRMFCYMPFEHSEALADQNMAVRLMTALRDQSQGQVDVVDWALKHRAVIERFGRFPHRNAMLGRGDTAQESAFLEEPGSSF, via the coding sequence ATGGCTGACACGCATCCCGAAGCCGCCACGGACCTGCCTGCCGACGCCCGGCGCGTACTCGATTTCTGGTTCGGCGCGCCTGGCTCGCCGGCATGGAACACGACACGCTCGGTGTGGTTCACCAAGTCCGCCGAATTCGACGCCACGGTTCGCGCTGCCTTCCTGCCACTGTGGGAAGCCACGCACGCGGGCGCGAACGCGGGCTGGGCGCAAAGCCCCGAATCCGCCTGCGCGCGCATCGTGCTGCTCGACCAGGTGCCGCGCAACGTCTTTCGCGACGACCCGCGCAGCTTCGCCTCCGATGCGCAGGCGCTGGCAACAGCCCGGCAGATGGTGGCGAGCGGCGCCGACCGCCTGCTGCCCACGGCATTCCACCGCATGTTCTGCTACATGCCGTTCGAGCATTCCGAAGCGCTTGCCGACCAGAACATGGCCGTGCGGTTGATGACGGCGCTGCGCGACCAGAGCCAGGGTCAGGTGGACGTGGTGGACTGGGCGCTCAAGCACCGTGCGGTGATCGAGCGTTTCGGGCGCTTCCCGCATCGCAACGCCATGCTGGGACGCGGGGATACGGCGCAGGAGAGCGCCTTCCTGGAGGAACCCGGCTCGTCGTTCTGA
- a CDS encoding TIGR00730 family Rossman fold protein, with the protein MKSVCIYCGSSPGNRPEYAAAARAMGKTLAERGLALVYGGGKVGLMGTVADAVLANGGTAIGIIPEALMQKEVGHRGLTELHVVRNMHERKQMMADRADAFIAMPGGVGTFEELFETFTWLQLGYHAKPVGLLNAEGFYDSMLGFMQHAVDEGFLKQVHNDLLHVAPTPEGILDKLANAPRLLVDKWQEKREQT; encoded by the coding sequence GTGAAGTCCGTTTGCATCTATTGCGGCTCCAGCCCCGGCAATCGTCCCGAGTACGCCGCCGCGGCGCGCGCCATGGGCAAGACCCTGGCCGAGCGCGGCCTGGCGCTGGTGTACGGTGGGGGCAAGGTCGGGCTGATGGGCACCGTGGCCGACGCCGTGCTGGCCAACGGCGGCACCGCGATCGGCATCATTCCCGAGGCGCTGATGCAAAAGGAAGTTGGCCATCGCGGCTTGACCGAGCTGCACGTGGTGCGCAACATGCACGAGCGCAAGCAGATGATGGCCGACCGCGCCGATGCATTCATCGCCATGCCGGGCGGCGTCGGCACCTTCGAGGAGTTGTTCGAGACCTTCACCTGGCTGCAGCTGGGCTATCACGCCAAGCCGGTGGGACTGCTCAATGCGGAAGGCTTCTACGACAGCATGCTGGGCTTCATGCAGCACGCCGTGGACGAAGGCTTCCTGAAGCAGGTCCACAACGACCTGCTGCATGTGGCGCCCACGCCCGAAGGCATCCTCGACAAGCTCGCCAACGCGCCGCGCTTGCTGGTGGACAAGTGGCAGGAGAAGCGCGAGCAGACCTGA
- a CDS encoding TetR/AcrR family transcriptional regulator — protein sequence MEPKQQAGPRRTRDRILDVSLRLFNEVGEPNVTTTTIAEAMEISPGNLYYHFRNKDDIINSIFVLFEQEMERRLKLPDDHKATLDESWGYLQYMAEFLWNYRFLYRDINDLLARNRMLETNFKRIVEQKKRFAMEICRQFQEDGEMEATPEQVEAICTNIVVIATYWLSFQFVQHPRQYNDPELIRGYLHGSSYHIFSILAPYLRGKARQAFDKQAQEYAAAKAAQTEKEKK from the coding sequence ATGGAACCCAAACAGCAAGCCGGTCCCCGCCGCACCCGGGACCGCATCCTGGACGTCTCACTCCGCCTGTTCAACGAGGTGGGCGAGCCCAACGTCACCACCACCACCATTGCGGAAGCCATGGAGATCAGCCCCGGCAATCTCTACTATCACTTCCGCAACAAGGACGACATCATCAACTCCATCTTCGTGCTGTTCGAGCAGGAGATGGAGCGCCGCCTGAAGTTGCCCGACGATCACAAGGCCACGCTGGACGAAAGCTGGGGCTACCTGCAATACATGGCGGAGTTCCTGTGGAACTACCGCTTCCTGTATCGCGACATCAATGACCTGCTGGCGCGCAACCGCATGCTTGAAACCAATTTCAAGCGCATCGTCGAGCAGAAGAAGCGCTTTGCGATGGAGATCTGCCGGCAGTTCCAGGAAGACGGCGAGATGGAGGCCACGCCCGAGCAGGTCGAGGCCATCTGCACCAATATCGTGGTGATCGCCACCTACTGGCTGTCGTTCCAGTTCGTGCAGCATCCGCGCCAGTACAACGACCCTGAGCTGATCCGCGGCTACCTGCACGGCTCCAGCTACCATATCTTCTCGATCCTGGCCCCTTACCTGCGCGGCAAGGCCCGCCAGGCGTTCGACAAGCAAGCCCAGGAATACGCCGCGGCCAAGGCGGCGCAAACAGAAAAGGAAAAAAAGTGA
- a CDS encoding diacylglycerol kinase: MPTPLRPPTEPHRPPAPQTVTSAPAPPPDSPSSDYTIEQNPHKGNRGLARAWHAGINSVSGLRYAVLEESAFRQELTLVVILTPCALLLPVGIVERILLLGTLLLVLIVELLNSSVEAAVDRISLERHSLSKRAKDFGSAAVMLALVLCGGTWLAIAGPIVMDWLRALAA, from the coding sequence ATGCCGACTCCGCTTCGCCCACCCACCGAACCGCACCGCCCGCCGGCGCCACAGACCGTCACGTCAGCCCCGGCACCGCCCCCGGACTCGCCGAGCAGCGACTACACGATTGAGCAGAACCCCCACAAGGGCAACCGCGGCCTGGCGCGGGCCTGGCATGCCGGCATCAACTCGGTGTCCGGCCTGCGCTACGCGGTGCTGGAAGAAAGCGCGTTTCGCCAGGAGCTGACGCTGGTGGTCATCCTCACGCCCTGCGCCTTGCTGCTGCCGGTCGGCATTGTCGAGCGCATCCTGCTGCTGGGCACCCTGCTGCTGGTGCTGATCGTGGAATTGCTCAACTCCAGCGTGGAAGCCGCGGTCGACCGGATTTCGCTGGAGCGGCACAGCCTGTCCAAGCGCGCCAAGGACTTCGGCAGCGCGGCGGTCATGCTGGCGCTGGTGCTATGCGGCGGCACCTGGCTGGCTATCGCGGGGCCGATCGTGATGGACTGGCTGCGCGCGCTGGCGGCCTGA
- a CDS encoding glycosyltransferase family 4 protein: MKILIVTDAWEPQVNGVVRTLKSTRRELIAMGHTVELITPQEFTTIPCPTYPEIALSLFAAAKVRARIRAFAPDALHIATEGPLGLAARRYAIREQLPFTTAYHTRFPEYVQARFGIPLAWTYRFLRWFHGPARAVMAPTPVVLQDLHQFGITHGVLWTRGVDLDVFTTQQANVLNTAHPIFLYVGRVAVEKNVEAFLALDLPGSKWVVGDGPALASLRARYPAANYLGVLTQPELAKVYASADVFVFPSRTDTFGLVLLEALASGLPVAAYPVTGPIDVLGHSDAGVMHEDLREACLEALRIDRATARAHAERFSWRAASEQFLTHLQPLPAVRATPNGTNGTTARPSSEHADSASPTHRTAPPAGATDRHVSPGTAPGLAEQRLHD; this comes from the coding sequence ATGAAGATCCTGATCGTCACCGACGCCTGGGAGCCGCAGGTCAATGGCGTGGTGCGCACGCTCAAGTCCACCCGCCGCGAGCTGATTGCGATGGGGCACACGGTGGAGCTGATCACGCCGCAGGAATTCACCACCATTCCCTGCCCGACCTATCCGGAGATCGCGCTGTCACTGTTCGCCGCCGCCAAGGTCCGCGCGCGCATCCGCGCCTTCGCACCGGACGCGCTGCATATCGCCACGGAAGGCCCGCTCGGGCTGGCTGCACGCCGCTATGCGATCCGCGAGCAGTTGCCGTTCACCACCGCCTACCACACACGCTTTCCGGAGTACGTGCAGGCACGCTTTGGCATTCCGCTTGCCTGGACCTACCGCTTCCTGCGCTGGTTCCACGGCCCGGCGCGCGCCGTGATGGCGCCGACGCCTGTGGTGCTGCAAGACCTGCATCAGTTTGGCATCACCCACGGCGTGCTGTGGACCCGCGGCGTCGACCTCGATGTCTTCACCACCCAGCAGGCTAACGTGCTGAACACGGCGCACCCGATCTTTCTCTACGTGGGGCGTGTCGCCGTGGAAAAAAACGTGGAGGCCTTCCTCGCGCTGGACCTGCCCGGCTCCAAGTGGGTGGTGGGCGACGGGCCGGCGCTGGCGTCGCTGCGCGCGCGCTATCCGGCGGCCAACTACCTGGGCGTACTGACCCAGCCGGAGCTGGCCAAGGTGTATGCTTCAGCCGACGTCTTTGTATTCCCCAGCCGCACCGATACGTTCGGGCTGGTGCTGCTCGAAGCCCTGGCCAGCGGGCTGCCGGTGGCGGCCTATCCGGTAACCGGGCCAATCGATGTGCTCGGCCACAGCGATGCCGGGGTGATGCACGAAGACTTGCGTGAAGCTTGCCTGGAAGCGCTGCGCATCGACCGCGCCACCGCTCGCGCCCATGCCGAACGGTTCTCGTGGCGCGCCGCCTCCGAGCAGTTCCTGACTCACCTGCAGCCACTGCCGGCCGTGCGCGCGACCCCCAACGGCACGAACGGCACCACTGCCCGCCCCTCCTCCGAACATGCCGACTCCGCTTCGCCCACCCACCGAACCGCACCGCCCGCCGGCGCCACAGACCGTCACGTCAGCCCCGGCACCGCCCCCGGACTCGCCGAGCAGCGACTACACGATTGA
- a CDS encoding UDP-2,3-diacylglucosamine diphosphatase has translation MVQALRSARGHLAKAAQLLRSRTAESQSLPRPMSLPAALAAFMPPASDLQQRPPGRSATSAASAPPPEATTQPPHPSHPTRHYRAIWLSDIHLGTAGCQANYLLDFLKHNESDQLYLVGDIIDGWQLRRGWYWPQSHNDVVQKLLRKARKGTEVIYVPGNHDEVARQFDGLAFGDITVREDAVHVTAAGRRLWVVHGDLFDGVVQHARWLAYLGDSLYTLILAINRHFNRIRARLGFPYWSLSQYLKHQVKNAVNYINSFEQAMVDEARRRGCDGVICGHIHKAEIREVDGQLYCNDGDWVESLSALVETQDGELQIVYWTTLLDAPATAGRRTVATA, from the coding sequence ATGGTTCAAGCTCTTCGTTCTGCCCGCGGACATCTGGCCAAGGCCGCGCAACTGCTGCGCAGCCGCACCGCCGAGTCGCAATCCCTGCCACGGCCCATGTCATTGCCTGCCGCGCTGGCCGCCTTCATGCCACCGGCCAGCGACTTGCAGCAACGGCCTCCCGGGCGTAGCGCCACCTCTGCCGCCAGCGCCCCGCCCCCCGAAGCCACCACCCAGCCCCCGCATCCGTCCCATCCCACCCGCCACTACCGCGCCATCTGGCTGTCGGACATCCACCTCGGCACGGCCGGCTGCCAGGCCAATTACCTGCTCGACTTCCTCAAGCACAATGAATCGGACCAGCTCTACCTGGTCGGCGACATCATCGATGGCTGGCAGCTGCGCCGCGGCTGGTACTGGCCGCAGAGCCACAACGATGTGGTGCAGAAGCTGCTGCGCAAGGCGCGCAAGGGCACCGAGGTGATCTACGTGCCGGGCAACCACGATGAGGTGGCGCGGCAGTTCGACGGCCTCGCCTTCGGCGATATCACGGTGCGCGAAGATGCCGTCCACGTCACCGCCGCGGGCAGGCGACTGTGGGTCGTGCACGGCGACCTGTTCGACGGTGTGGTGCAGCACGCGCGCTGGCTGGCTTACCTGGGCGACTCGCTCTACACGCTGATCCTGGCCATCAACCGGCACTTCAACCGCATCCGCGCGCGCCTGGGCTTTCCCTACTGGTCGCTGTCGCAATACCTGAAGCACCAGGTCAAGAACGCGGTCAACTACATCAATTCGTTCGAGCAGGCGATGGTGGATGAGGCGCGCCGGCGCGGCTGCGATGGCGTGATCTGCGGCCATATCCACAAGGCCGAGATCCGCGAGGTCGACGGCCAGCTCTACTGCAACGACGGCGACTGGGTGGAGAGCCTCTCCGCCCTGGTGGAGACGCAGGACGGCGAATTGCAGATCGTCTACTGGACCACCTTGCTCGATGCGCCGGCCACAGCAGGGCGCCGCACCGTCGCCACGGCCTGA
- a CDS encoding esterase/lipase family protein yields MSLSAAALRRIAVALQAAVALGCAAELHALHGWSLAAGLLAGIGAVLAILGLSVACAFAFTLPGLGEPEATRPPIPPALQAMRPARLTPWQALACYLREYAAVFRMFNWLQPFCSHHRLRPAKAPGSRPPLLLVHGYGCNHAVWLDMQPALAAAGYHCEAIDLDPVFGDIDQYALEVRAAIARIAATTGQPPLLLCHSMGGLAARAALAGRGKPPPCRGIVTLGTPHHGCVLARYGRGFNSRQMRCASAWLRALAARETSRQRAALVSIFSWHDSIAGPVGTSWIEGAHHVALGGIGHVSLLRHPVATQAVLLALAQLSAVAPAA; encoded by the coding sequence ATGAGCCTGTCGGCCGCCGCCTTGCGCCGCATCGCGGTGGCATTGCAGGCCGCCGTGGCGCTAGGCTGCGCCGCTGAACTGCACGCCCTGCATGGGTGGTCCCTCGCCGCCGGCCTGCTGGCCGGCATTGGCGCGGTGCTGGCGATACTGGGGCTGTCCGTTGCCTGCGCCTTTGCCTTTACCCTGCCCGGCCTGGGCGAGCCCGAGGCGACGCGCCCCCCGATCCCTCCCGCCCTGCAAGCCATGCGGCCGGCCCGTTTGACGCCATGGCAGGCGCTGGCCTGTTACCTGCGTGAATACGCCGCCGTGTTCCGGATGTTCAACTGGCTGCAGCCCTTTTGCTCGCACCACCGCTTGCGCCCGGCCAAAGCCCCGGGCTCGCGCCCGCCGCTGCTGCTGGTGCACGGCTATGGCTGCAACCACGCCGTCTGGCTCGACATGCAGCCCGCCCTGGCGGCGGCCGGCTACCACTGCGAGGCGATCGACCTGGACCCGGTGTTTGGCGACATCGACCAATACGCCCTCGAAGTCCGTGCCGCCATCGCGCGCATCGCCGCCACCACCGGCCAGCCGCCGCTGCTGCTCTGCCACAGCATGGGCGGCCTGGCCGCGCGCGCCGCGCTAGCGGGACGCGGCAAACCCCCGCCCTGCCGCGGCATCGTCACGCTGGGCACACCGCATCACGGCTGCGTGCTGGCCCGCTACGGCAGAGGCTTCAATTCTCGCCAGATGCGCTGCGCCAGCGCCTGGCTGCGCGCGCTGGCGGCGCGCGAAACATCACGCCAGCGCGCTGCCCTGGTGTCGATTTTCAGTTGGCATGATTCGATTGCCGGGCCGGTGGGAACCTCCTGGATCGAGGGCGCGCATCATGTGGCGCTTGGCGGCATCGGGCATGTCAGCTTGCTGCGGCATCCGGTGGCCACGCAGGCCGTGTTGCTAGCGCTGGCGCAGTTGTCGGCGGTGGCGCCAGCGGCCTGA
- a CDS encoding RDD family protein: MPAVTTPKPNARPATSAAPDSPVRPAEAPTIRRRIACMLYEGVLLFGVLSASTGVYLLARPALQQLGLDSPLAMQCWSFLVLGCYFVWFWQRNGQTLAMQTWRMRVETAAGAPPRWPQATLRYLLAWLWLPPSAALGHLLGLVKGPFVGVLCAGLLAWVLLALLDPRRQFLHDRLARTRLTDLRPPKP; encoded by the coding sequence ATGCCTGCCGTGACCACGCCCAAACCCAACGCCAGGCCAGCCACATCGGCTGCGCCGGACAGTCCCGTGCGCCCGGCCGAGGCACCGACGATCCGCCGCCGCATCGCCTGCATGCTGTACGAAGGCGTATTGCTGTTCGGCGTGCTGAGCGCCTCGACGGGGGTCTACCTGCTGGCGCGCCCGGCGCTGCAGCAGCTTGGGCTGGACAGCCCGCTCGCGATGCAGTGCTGGAGCTTCCTGGTGCTGGGCTGCTACTTTGTCTGGTTCTGGCAGCGCAACGGGCAGACGCTCGCCATGCAGACGTGGCGCATGCGGGTCGAGACGGCTGCGGGCGCGCCCCCGCGCTGGCCGCAGGCCACGCTGCGTTACCTGCTGGCATGGCTGTGGCTGCCGCCTTCGGCGGCACTCGGGCACCTGCTCGGCCTGGTCAAGGGCCCGTTCGTCGGCGTGCTATGCGCCGGCCTGCTCGCCTGGGTCCTGCTGGCCCTGCTCGACCCCAGGCGGCAGTTCCTGCATGACCGCCTCGCCCGTACCCGCCTGACCGATCTGCGCCCGCCCAAGCCATGA
- a CDS encoding DUF3106 domain-containing protein, translating to MAGADFTPDAPRRRLAALLLAGLAAAATIWFLVPATCQAQGGHPGGAPAASIANAHPNWNELNAVQQRVLAPLAGEWNNFPELNRRKWLQIAERYEKFSPAEQARLQTRMTEWVKMTPQQRRLARENYQITRSLPAQKKAEAWNKYQQLPEEQKKNLAAAEKVPRRPGAVSALPSGKRLPAETTRQLHLEKKAPAGATSAAVRARARDAGTLAAESQAAMPGTAAGAPVPTVDTPREAATDATASSTSATASPDEPVRR from the coding sequence ATGGCCGGCGCTGACTTCACCCCCGACGCACCGCGCCGGCGGCTGGCAGCCTTGCTGCTGGCCGGCCTGGCCGCCGCCGCCACGATCTGGTTCCTGGTTCCGGCCACTTGCCAGGCTCAGGGCGGCCACCCGGGCGGCGCGCCCGCGGCCAGCATCGCCAACGCGCACCCGAACTGGAACGAGCTCAACGCCGTCCAGCAGCGCGTGCTCGCGCCGCTGGCAGGCGAGTGGAACAATTTCCCTGAGCTCAACCGGCGCAAATGGCTGCAGATTGCGGAACGATACGAGAAGTTCTCGCCCGCGGAACAGGCGCGCCTGCAGACCCGCATGACCGAATGGGTCAAGATGACACCCCAGCAGCGCCGCCTGGCGCGCGAAAACTACCAGATCACACGTTCGCTGCCCGCCCAGAAGAAGGCCGAGGCCTGGAACAAGTACCAGCAACTGCCGGAGGAGCAGAAAAAGAACCTCGCGGCTGCCGAGAAAGTGCCGCGCCGCCCTGGCGCGGTCAGCGCATTGCCCTCCGGCAAGCGCCTTCCAGCCGAGACCACCCGGCAACTGCACCTGGAAAAGAAGGCACCCGCCGGCGCCACGTCGGCCGCCGTGCGCGCGCGCGCGCGCGATGCCGGCACGCTGGCGGCGGAGTCCCAGGCCGCCATGCCAGGTACCGCTGCCGGCGCACCGGTGCCGACCGTGGACACGCCGCGCGAGGCCGCCACAGACGCCACGGCCAGCAGCACCAGCGCTACCGCCAGCCCCGACGAGCCGGTGCGCCGCTGA
- a CDS encoding DUF3619 family protein, whose protein sequence is MSTRNEKEINERRLAHDIRTALDASANALPDNVTDRLAAARRVALSRKKAQAAVAAPQLASAGMPTLSFDEDDSALHRAGSWLRRLGLVWTLVALAAGLAGIYHWQQQKRVDELADVDAAMLLDDLPPTAYADQGFHVFLKRGQ, encoded by the coding sequence ATGAGCACCAGAAACGAAAAAGAAATCAACGAACGCCGCCTGGCACACGATATCCGCACGGCACTCGATGCCTCTGCGAATGCGTTGCCGGACAATGTGACCGATCGGCTTGCCGCCGCGCGGCGGGTTGCGCTGTCTCGCAAGAAAGCGCAAGCCGCCGTCGCCGCGCCGCAACTGGCCTCGGCCGGAATGCCCACGCTCTCTTTCGATGAGGACGACTCGGCGCTCCATCGCGCAGGTTCCTGGCTGCGCCGCCTTGGGCTGGTATGGACGCTGGTGGCGCTGGCCGCCGGGCTGGCGGGCATCTACCACTGGCAGCAGCAAAAGCGCGTCGATGAGCTCGCGGATGTGGACGCGGCGATGCTGCTCGACGACCTCCCGCCAACGGCCTACGCGGATCAGGGCTTCCACGTATTCCTGAAGCGCGGTCAGTAG
- a CDS encoding RNA polymerase sigma factor, with protein sequence MATDQELSDFLASVERRAFKQAVFAVRDDEAALDIVQDAMIKLAEKYGDKSAAELAPLFQRILQNTIHDWFRRQKVRNTWVTLFSNLRDDREGEDNDLLDTFEAEIGSESAESSADKVERAQTMHIIEQEIQRLPTRQREAFLMRYWEDMDVAETAAVMGCSEGSVKTHCSRATHTLAQALRARGVRL encoded by the coding sequence ATGGCAACCGATCAGGAACTATCCGACTTTCTCGCCAGCGTCGAGCGGCGCGCCTTCAAACAGGCCGTGTTTGCGGTGCGCGACGACGAAGCCGCCCTGGACATCGTCCAGGACGCGATGATCAAGCTCGCCGAAAAATACGGCGACAAGAGCGCCGCCGAACTCGCGCCGCTGTTCCAGCGCATACTGCAGAACACAATTCACGACTGGTTCCGCCGGCAGAAAGTACGCAATACCTGGGTCACCCTGTTTTCCAACCTGCGCGACGACCGCGAAGGCGAGGATAATGACCTGCTCGACACTTTCGAGGCCGAGATCGGCTCCGAATCCGCGGAAAGCAGCGCCGACAAGGTGGAACGCGCCCAGACCATGCACATCATCGAACAGGAGATCCAGCGCCTGCCGACACGTCAACGCGAAGCCTTCCTGATGCGTTACTGGGAGGATATGGACGTCGCGGAAACGGCTGCCGTCATGGGATGCTCCGAAGGCAGCGTCAAGACGCACTGTTCCCGTGCCACGCACACACTGGCGCAGGCATTGCGAGCGCGGGGGGTCCGACTATGA
- a CDS encoding acetolactate synthase 3 catalytic subunit, producing the protein MNMPSAEFHADSNSSAAPEMIGAEILVHALAEEGVEYVWGYPGGAVLYIYDEFYKQKKIEHILVRHEQAAVHAADGYARATGKVGCALVTSGPGVTNAVTGIATAYLDSIPMVIITGNVPTHAIGQDAFQECDTVGITRPIVKHNFLVKDVRDLAATIKKAFYIAATGRPGPVVVDIPKDVSRNSCKYEYPKSIDMRSYNPVNKGHSGQIRKALALLQGAERPFIYAGGGVVLANASEELRQLAALTGHPVTNTLMGLGSFPGTSKQFVGMLGMHGTYEANMAMQNCDVLIAIGARFDDRVIGNPAHFTSQPRKIIHIDIDPSSISKRVKVDIPIVGHVKDVLQELISQLQASDVKPKREALAKWWEQIEQWRSVDCLKYDRNSEIIKPQYVVEKIWELTHGDAFVCSDVGQHQMWAAQFYKFNEPRRWINSGGLGTMGVGLPYAMGIKKAFPEKEVVTITGEGSIQMNIQELSTCLQYDTPVKICALNNRYLGMVRQWQEIEYDNRYSHSYMDALPDFVKLAEAYGHIGMRIEKTADVEPALREAFRLKDRTVFLDFQTDPTENVWPMVQAGKGISEMLLGAEDL; encoded by the coding sequence ATGAACATGCCCAGCGCGGAATTCCACGCAGACAGCAATTCATCCGCCGCACCGGAAATGATCGGGGCGGAAATTCTCGTTCACGCACTTGCCGAAGAAGGCGTCGAGTACGTCTGGGGCTACCCCGGCGGCGCAGTGCTGTATATCTACGACGAGTTTTACAAACAAAAGAAGATCGAGCACATCCTGGTGCGCCACGAGCAGGCCGCGGTTCATGCCGCTGACGGCTATGCGCGTGCGACCGGCAAGGTGGGCTGCGCCCTGGTGACCTCTGGTCCCGGCGTCACCAATGCGGTGACGGGCATTGCCACGGCCTACCTGGACTCGATCCCGATGGTGATCATCACCGGTAACGTGCCGACGCACGCTATCGGGCAGGATGCTTTCCAGGAATGCGACACGGTCGGCATCACCCGCCCCATCGTCAAGCACAATTTCCTGGTCAAGGACGTCCGCGATCTCGCCGCGACCATCAAGAAGGCGTTCTATATTGCCGCAACCGGCCGTCCCGGCCCCGTTGTCGTCGATATTCCCAAGGACGTCTCGCGTAATTCCTGCAAGTACGAGTATCCCAAGTCGATCGACATGCGCTCGTACAACCCGGTGAACAAGGGTCATTCGGGCCAGATCCGCAAGGCGCTCGCGCTGTTGCAGGGCGCCGAACGGCCGTTCATCTATGCAGGTGGCGGTGTGGTGCTGGCCAATGCCAGCGAAGAGCTGCGCCAGCTTGCCGCGCTGACCGGCCATCCGGTCACCAACACGCTGATGGGCCTCGGCTCGTTCCCCGGCACCAGCAAGCAGTTCGTCGGCATGCTCGGCATGCACGGCACGTATGAAGCCAACATGGCCATGCAGAACTGCGACGTGCTGATCGCCATCGGGGCGCGTTTCGACGATCGCGTGATCGGCAATCCGGCGCACTTCACCTCGCAGCCGCGCAAGATCATCCATATCGATATCGATCCGTCTTCCATCTCGAAGCGGGTCAAGGTCGACATTCCCATCGTGGGCCACGTCAAGGATGTGCTGCAGGAGCTGATCTCCCAGCTGCAGGCCAGCGACGTCAAGCCCAAGCGCGAGGCCCTGGCCAAGTGGTGGGAACAGATCGAGCAATGGCGTTCGGTGGACTGCCTCAAGTACGACCGCAACTCCGAGATCATCAAGCCGCAGTATGTGGTGGAAAAGATCTGGGAACTGACGCACGGCGATGCCTTCGTCTGCTCGGACGTGGGCCAGCACCAGATGTGGGCCGCGCAGTTCTACAAGTTCAACGAGCCGCGCCGCTGGATCAATTCCGGTGGCCTGGGCACGATGGGCGTGGGCCTGCCGTACGCGATGGGCATCAAGAAAGCCTTCCCCGAGAAGGAAGTGGTGACCATCACCGGCGAAGGCTCGATCCAGATGAACATCCAGGAACTGTCGACCTGCCTGCAGTACGACACCCCGGTGAAGATCTGCGCGCTCAACAACCGCTACCTCGGCATGGTGCGCCAGTGGCAGGAAATCGAGTACGACAACCGCTACTCGCATTCCTACATGGACGCGCTGCCCGACTTCGTCAAGCTGGCCGAGGCCTATGGCCATATCGGCATGCGTATCGAAAAGACGGCCGACGTCGAGCCCGCCCTGCGCGAAGCCTTCCGCCTGAAGGACCGTACCGTGTTCCTTGATTTCCAGACCGACCCGACCGAAAACGTGTGGCCGATGGTCCAGGCCGGCAAGGGCATCTCCGAGATGCTGCTCGGCGCGGAGGACCTGTAA